A single Pseudobdellovibrionaceae bacterium DNA region contains:
- a CDS encoding sigma-54-dependent Fis family transcriptional regulator gives MFKILVVDDDSGLRLSVKSTLQAAGKFEVDEAFDGMNAVEKVKETRYNAVLLDVDMPRMSGLEALKAIKEHDPSIIVIIMTAYATIDDAVQAVRDGAYNYVSKPVKGEELVSMVEKASMAHNLISDVAASAPILHESGRKIIGNTAQMQKVYNIINRLSKVDTPVLIRGASGTGKELVARAIHHNSGNKEGKFVALNCSAIPENLFESELFGHEKGAFTGADQRKIGKFQYAEGGTVFLDEVGDMPILMQVKLLRVLQEKMFTPVGANREIETNVRIIAATNRPLEDMIKKGTFREDLYYRLNVMPIFLPSLAERSEDIDHLVNTFVKKFNQAHGKKIIGTTPSAMAALKKYNWPGNIRELENVIEHAFILEESNQLTIHSFPEPFLRATGIDLDSHQIEILAPMAAGGNGNGNGNGNGAIDEADSDSEDIVTISGDTLDFNRHKEAFEKEFIIKALKTFKGRINQTALHANIPKKTLLRKIEKYGIVAKDYAE, from the coding sequence ATGTTTAAAATTTTGGTTGTAGATGATGACTCCGGGTTGCGCCTATCCGTGAAGTCCACACTGCAAGCCGCCGGCAAATTTGAGGTGGACGAGGCCTTTGACGGAATGAACGCCGTCGAGAAGGTCAAGGAAACCCGCTACAATGCCGTTCTTCTTGATGTGGACATGCCTCGCATGTCGGGCCTTGAGGCTTTGAAGGCAATTAAGGAACACGACCCCTCGATTATTGTGATTATCATGACTGCCTATGCGACTATTGATGACGCGGTTCAAGCGGTTCGTGATGGGGCTTACAATTATGTTTCCAAGCCCGTCAAAGGGGAAGAGTTGGTCAGCATGGTGGAAAAGGCCAGTATGGCCCACAACCTGATTTCGGATGTGGCGGCGAGCGCCCCCATTCTTCATGAATCCGGACGCAAGATCATCGGCAATACGGCTCAAATGCAGAAGGTCTACAATATCATTAACCGCCTCTCCAAAGTGGACACTCCGGTTTTGATTCGCGGAGCTTCGGGAACTGGTAAAGAACTGGTGGCGCGGGCGATTCACCACAATAGTGGCAACAAAGAGGGCAAGTTTGTGGCCCTCAACTGTTCGGCCATTCCGGAAAACCTATTTGAGAGTGAGCTCTTTGGTCACGAAAAGGGGGCCTTTACCGGTGCGGATCAACGCAAAATTGGAAAGTTTCAATACGCCGAAGGCGGCACCGTCTTTCTGGACGAAGTGGGTGATATGCCCATATTGATGCAGGTTAAACTCCTGCGGGTGCTCCAGGAGAAGATGTTCACACCCGTGGGCGCCAACCGGGAGATTGAGACTAACGTGCGGATTATTGCTGCGACCAACCGTCCCCTTGAGGACATGATTAAAAAAGGAACCTTTCGCGAGGACCTTTACTACCGTCTGAATGTCATGCCCATCTTTCTGCCGTCACTGGCGGAGAGAAGCGAGGACATTGATCACCTAGTCAATACCTTCGTCAAAAAGTTCAATCAGGCTCATGGCAAAAAGATCATTGGCACAACACCCTCAGCGATGGCGGCACTTAAGAAGTACAACTGGCCCGGAAATATCCGAGAATTGGAGAATGTGATTGAGCACGCCTTTATTCTTGAGGAGTCCAATCAACTGACCATTCACTCTTTCCCTGAGCCCTTCTTGCGCGCCACAGGGATTGATTTGGACTCTCACCAGATTGAAATCCTTGCGCCGATGGCGGCCGGTGGAAACGGCAACGGCAACGGCAACGGCAACGGCGCCATAGACGAAGCCGATAGCGACAGCGAAGACATTGTGACTATTTCTGGGGATACTCTGGATTTCAATCGTCACAAAGAAGCCTTCGAAAAAGAGTTTATCATCAAGGCCCTGAAAACATTTAAAGGCCGGATCAACCAGACGGCGCTCCACGCCAATATTCCCAAGAAAACCCTGTTACGGAAAATTGAAAAATACGGGATTGTGGCCAAAGATTACGCTGAGTAA
- a CDS encoding CHASE2 domain-containing protein, whose translation MTLALGIAVLLCQFDLDYLESWTYDLRVQSKPMTPTSGHIVTIAIDPATVEALKRDPNAMDHVHLLNRLAAVHPRAVVYVNPPNEIDGTYEEMRLLGESAQTLNQFFVAANRLPIKGQEDQLRLDPPLENLTVMPGPKTSDQKIFAKDDVTRRLIFSYHNSPSLHAVLASSYNGLSHDEAKAQKLYSGLFEFLGTYQAYIDFRPSNTYKPLSFVDILQGKFQPDTFRDKIVFIGADTVMSSSDYIRTPFSREIVAMSTLEMHANMTDTLILNSAPIKANRWLDLLLTALISILTVYVVLTVRPARGLGILIATMISFSLVCYLSFVLFSFWIGMAHPLLAIFICYYFFIPYRLIMENRRSWEYYQRNRLLTQVEELKSNFLRMMSHDLKTPLARIQGMTDMVKSDNNPLSSGQKEALDRIHKSSEELSDFIGSILSLGRIESKEIKLELHSKDVNTLLAEIIQKSEYLAAKKNIKIISEFEPMFSIKLDEDLVRQVFTNLVENAIKYSPEDSKILVSTEEINGRIVVQVADQGIGIPPEDLPNVFEKFYRSYAVKNSPVKGSGLGLYLSRYFVELHRGRISVESQLGKGSTFTVELPMDLENSELMSLSH comes from the coding sequence ATCACCCTTGCGCTCGGCATTGCCGTGCTGTTGTGCCAGTTTGATCTCGATTATCTGGAGTCATGGACCTACGACCTTCGGGTGCAGAGTAAGCCCATGACTCCTACCTCGGGCCACATCGTGACCATCGCCATTGATCCAGCGACGGTCGAAGCCCTCAAACGTGATCCAAATGCGATGGATCACGTTCACCTGTTAAATCGCCTGGCAGCGGTACACCCCCGGGCCGTGGTCTACGTCAATCCACCCAACGAAATTGATGGCACCTACGAGGAAATGCGGCTTCTTGGTGAGTCAGCGCAAACTTTGAATCAGTTCTTTGTCGCTGCCAACCGCCTGCCCATCAAAGGACAGGAAGATCAGCTCAGGCTCGATCCTCCACTGGAAAACCTCACCGTCATGCCTGGTCCTAAAACTTCGGACCAAAAGATTTTCGCCAAAGATGATGTGACCAGGCGTTTGATTTTTTCTTATCATAACTCACCCAGCCTTCATGCTGTCCTGGCCAGTAGCTACAACGGGCTTAGCCACGATGAGGCCAAAGCGCAGAAGCTGTACAGTGGGCTTTTTGAGTTCCTCGGCACTTATCAGGCCTATATCGATTTCAGGCCTTCCAATACCTACAAACCTCTTTCCTTTGTCGATATTCTTCAGGGCAAGTTCCAGCCGGATACGTTTAGGGACAAGATCGTCTTTATTGGCGCTGATACCGTGATGTCTTCCTCGGATTACATCCGTACACCCTTCTCCCGAGAGATCGTCGCCATGAGCACTCTGGAAATGCACGCCAACATGACCGACACATTGATTCTAAATTCGGCGCCCATAAAGGCCAACCGCTGGTTGGATCTGCTGCTGACAGCCCTTATTTCCATTTTGACTGTTTATGTGGTGCTGACTGTGCGCCCAGCTCGTGGCTTGGGCATTCTAATTGCCACCATGATTTCCTTTTCTCTGGTTTGTTATTTGTCGTTTGTGTTGTTTTCTTTTTGGATCGGCATGGCCCACCCGCTGTTGGCCATCTTTATTTGTTATTACTTTTTTATTCCTTACCGCCTCATCATGGAGAACCGGCGCAGTTGGGAGTACTATCAGCGCAACCGTCTGCTCACCCAGGTGGAAGAGCTCAAGAGCAACTTTCTGCGCATGATGTCCCATGATTTGAAGACTCCTCTGGCGCGGATCCAGGGGATGACGGACATGGTGAAGTCTGACAACAACCCCTTGAGCTCGGGGCAGAAGGAAGCTCTGGACCGCATTCACAAGTCCAGTGAAGAGTTGTCGGATTTTATTGGTTCTATTCTCAGCCTTGGCCGTATTGAGTCTAAAGAGATCAAGCTGGAGCTTCACAGTAAAGACGTGAACACTCTGCTGGCTGAGATTATCCAGAAAAGTGAGTACCTGGCAGCCAAGAAGAACATTAAGATTATTTCTGAGTTTGAACCCATGTTCAGCATCAAGCTGGATGAGGACCTTGTGCGCCAAGTGTTTACGAATCTTGTGGAGAATGCCATCAAGTACAGCCCTGAGGACTCAAAGATTTTGGTCAGCACCGAGGAAATCAACGGCCGTATTGTTGTTCAGGTAGCGGACCAGGGGATTGGAATTCCTCCTGAGGATCTGCCCAATGTGTTTGAGAAGTTTTACCGCAGCTATGCAGTTAAGAACTCGCCGGTCAAGGGATCGGGACTTGGTCTCTATTTGTCGCGATACTTTGTTGAACTGCATCGCGGACGGATTTCAGTTGAAAGTCAGCTTGGGAAGGGTTCAACCTTTACAGTTGAACTGCCAATGGATTTAGAAAATAGCGAGCTTATGTCACTGTCACATTAA
- a CDS encoding radical SAM protein encodes MNLRRYQDIVAFRGPTGQVMGFNTQNLEIATLDEEAWEAMNASDQWETTAHLELKRWSQETGPLASQTNPTTHTIREFSLNLAQVCDLRCTYCGADGDGTYGSGKARADLDIVEKQLRFFITRLSRGDVFRLQFVGGEPLLYADEMKKIAQRATELASAQGVEIQFSLVTNGTRVSTAVADFLAEQNYQVTLSLDGDPKVQDRLRPTRKGGASSPEVLRGLKELLRVRQGLRSLHVNAVMGSHHLDILGTYSYLRQFDFDLYNFGFAAGDDDHKASPIYLREMAVLAERVFRADGINGLARIQPFGRFLRALDSGHPVENFCGAGKSFIHADTSGGLYACNWFSGDEKEKLGQGDRLDESKRQEWSEALTARHDCQTCWAKNLCGGGCASVFRTKTGQTNLRDHYFCDRIRGLAALSVQYLAMELTKSQQSRGSYEAHKEVKRQVW; translated from the coding sequence GTGAACTTACGGCGTTACCAAGACATTGTAGCCTTTAGAGGGCCCACCGGCCAGGTGATGGGATTTAACACCCAAAACCTGGAGATCGCCACTTTGGACGAAGAAGCTTGGGAAGCCATGAACGCTTCCGATCAGTGGGAAACCACAGCTCACCTGGAGCTGAAGCGCTGGAGTCAAGAGACCGGCCCTCTCGCTTCTCAGACCAACCCAACAACCCACACCATTCGCGAATTCTCTTTGAACCTGGCTCAGGTCTGTGACCTACGTTGCACCTACTGCGGAGCCGATGGTGATGGCACCTATGGTTCCGGCAAAGCGCGCGCTGATTTGGACATTGTAGAAAAACAGCTACGCTTTTTTATTACGCGACTGAGCAGGGGCGATGTGTTTCGCCTGCAGTTTGTGGGCGGCGAACCTCTGCTTTACGCCGATGAGATGAAGAAGATTGCCCAAAGAGCAACTGAACTTGCCAGCGCCCAAGGCGTGGAGATTCAATTCTCCCTGGTCACCAATGGTACGCGCGTCAGTACGGCTGTGGCTGACTTTTTGGCCGAACAAAATTACCAGGTGACCTTGAGCCTCGATGGTGATCCCAAAGTGCAGGATCGTCTCCGCCCCACACGCAAGGGTGGAGCTTCGTCTCCTGAAGTGCTGAGAGGCCTGAAAGAGCTTTTACGCGTACGGCAGGGACTGCGCTCCCTGCATGTGAATGCGGTGATGGGCTCCCATCACCTGGATATTTTGGGAACCTATTCTTATTTGCGCCAGTTTGATTTTGATCTCTACAATTTTGGCTTTGCAGCCGGTGATGATGACCACAAGGCCTCGCCCATTTACCTGCGGGAAATGGCGGTTTTGGCCGAACGGGTCTTCCGCGCCGATGGCATCAATGGCCTGGCTCGCATTCAGCCCTTTGGCAGATTCCTTCGCGCCTTAGATAGTGGCCATCCGGTCGAGAATTTCTGTGGCGCCGGAAAGAGCTTTATTCACGCCGATACCAGTGGAGGTCTTTACGCCTGCAATTGGTTTTCGGGTGACGAGAAAGAAAAACTAGGACAAGGTGACCGCCTGGATGAATCCAAGCGCCAGGAGTGGTCTGAAGCCTTAACCGCCCGGCACGACTGCCAGACCTGCTGGGCCAAAAATCTCTGTGGGGGCGGTTGTGCCTCGGTCTTTCGCACCAAGACCGGCCAGACCAACCTGCGGGATCATTACTTTTGTGATCGCATTCGGGGGTTAGCGGCCCTGAGTGTTCAGTATTTAGCAATGGAGTTAACCAAGTCTCAGCAAAGTAGGGGGTCCTATGAAGCACATAAAGAAGTTAAACGCCAAGTCTGGTGA
- a CDS encoding HNH endonuclease gives MQTHSPFEDHLPQNVRKIHREALQASARYKTAEIDLINILDQVEQNRVYLRYGYNSLFQYGVQCLGLSDGVVYALIAVTRKSREVPELKEEIKQGRLTVSKAKRITSVITNENKTQWLELAKTSTQSKVEREVAKVNPQEARKGKMTYVHPQNEIQEKVAIQQQPTAVRVQLQVGISETLMIKIRRAQDLMSQKAQKPANLEATLESMVDLFLAKHDPLKKAERQIIRGKLCQKRLDEKTQIAIEIQAASVAGHEDQRSTEPSVAQTSIEPSIAQTAPELSLRRVPEMTASTEGPKKDQRDGKTRTSAVSEGPYKLNRNTQIQARSMTKKAKSKRRPVPAATKHRVMLKFAGQCSHVNHQGERCRETKFLEIHHLKPIALGGGDHLENLTLLCSGHHQAQHLSGPLPG, from the coding sequence TTGCAGACCCATAGTCCTTTCGAAGATCACCTGCCTCAAAATGTTCGTAAAATTCATCGGGAAGCCCTGCAAGCCTCGGCCAGATATAAAACGGCTGAAATTGACCTCATCAACATATTAGACCAAGTAGAGCAAAACCGGGTTTACCTTCGCTATGGTTACAACTCTCTTTTTCAATATGGGGTCCAATGCCTGGGGCTCTCGGACGGCGTGGTCTATGCTCTGATTGCTGTGACTCGTAAATCTCGCGAGGTTCCCGAACTGAAGGAAGAAATTAAACAGGGCAGACTTACGGTTTCAAAGGCCAAACGAATCACTTCGGTGATCACCAATGAAAACAAAACCCAATGGCTTGAATTAGCCAAAACCTCAACCCAATCCAAAGTGGAGCGGGAAGTGGCAAAGGTAAACCCTCAGGAGGCTCGCAAGGGGAAGATGACCTATGTCCACCCGCAAAATGAGATCCAGGAAAAGGTGGCCATCCAGCAACAACCGACAGCTGTTCGGGTGCAACTCCAAGTCGGAATCTCAGAAACACTGATGATTAAAATTCGCCGGGCTCAGGACCTCATGAGTCAGAAGGCCCAAAAGCCAGCCAACTTGGAAGCAACCTTGGAATCCATGGTCGATTTGTTTTTGGCAAAGCATGATCCACTGAAGAAAGCGGAACGGCAAATTATTCGCGGAAAGCTCTGCCAAAAGAGATTGGATGAAAAAACCCAAATCGCGATTGAGATTCAAGCGGCCTCTGTGGCAGGCCACGAGGACCAAAGATCAACCGAACCCTCAGTGGCCCAAACATCCATCGAGCCCTCAATAGCCCAAACCGCTCCTGAACTCTCCTTAAGGAGAGTTCCCGAAATGACTGCGTCAACTGAAGGGCCGAAGAAAGACCAAAGAGATGGCAAGACTAGAACCTCTGCGGTTTCTGAGGGACCGTATAAGTTGAACCGCAACACGCAAATTCAGGCCAGGTCCATGACGAAAAAGGCAAAATCTAAACGAAGACCCGTACCGGCCGCCACAAAGCACCGAGTGATGCTGAAATTTGCGGGTCAATGTAGCCATGTCAACCACCAGGGTGAGCGATGTCGGGAAACTAAATTTCTGGAGATTCATCATCTGAAACCCATTGCCCTTGGAGGAGGTGACCACCTAGAAAACCTGACTCTGCTTTGCTCGGGACATCACCAAGCACAACATCTTTCCGGCCCCTTGCCCGGCTAG
- a CDS encoding transglycosylase domain-containing protein, producing the protein MKLPPRLKKVLLFALILLTLVVVLIAGWAFKLDRDIQERIAGDWFLPPIEIYSAPSRLRIGQALSAQQFTTQLQQMGLRERAAHQKLLEGDFTRWDREQCQAHLSEELAEEVSACVTFYFNEDGADHARLLLVGFSDEDKVAALYAGQPLVAQKIIELKPHLFAQFYGEKPILRRVLQISEIPLYCLQAVTAIEDSDFLVHHGVSAAGLFRALVKNVTKGRYAQGGSTITQQLVKVYFLTSKKTLKRKITEMMMALLLEARIEKDKILQNYLNAIYMGQNGPFQVVGFGAAAQHYFRQPLENLDLPQCALLASIVNSPGRFNPFTKRENATKRREKVINRMLELNMVTKHQAEAALATPLPDRPPRLLTEPAPYFVQAVEREIEKLGIDTANGLKLYTTLDVTAQEAAQVSVASQLDKLENGFKSLLDKKAQGKDLQASLISVDVASGEIIALVGGRSFKRTQYNRAIDGHRQVGSIMKPFVYLTALESRTPEGDSYNPLTPIEDANFTHKYEGQSWSPVNYEKEFMGTIPLMTGLKNSINAATARLGLDVGLEAIIDVAKRAGIKSEIKPLPSLTLGSFELFPMEVAESYSTLARMGSHVTLSMLRRVEDLAGKVIYAVEPQVEQAFARENVAVLVGMMKQTVLAGTARSLAYRGFHFPAAGKTGTTSDSRDAWFGGFTPDVLTVVWIGYDDNTSHGLTGASGAVPIWADYMNKVAPRWPKRDFDWPEGTVVFPYSVEEYNSHLAKPEDLPISEFELVFREGEQPGL; encoded by the coding sequence ATGAAATTACCGCCACGCCTTAAAAAAGTTCTCTTGTTCGCCCTCATCTTGCTGACGCTTGTAGTTGTACTGATTGCCGGCTGGGCCTTTAAGTTGGACAGGGACATTCAGGAACGTATTGCCGGAGACTGGTTTCTCCCTCCGATTGAAATCTATTCGGCCCCGAGTCGACTGCGCATCGGGCAGGCCCTTTCAGCCCAACAATTCACCACCCAGCTTCAGCAAATGGGCTTGCGAGAGAGGGCGGCCCACCAGAAGCTTCTGGAGGGCGACTTTACCCGTTGGGACAGAGAACAATGCCAAGCCCATCTCTCTGAGGAGTTGGCCGAAGAAGTGAGCGCCTGTGTCACGTTTTATTTTAACGAGGACGGGGCCGACCATGCCCGACTTTTGCTCGTTGGCTTTAGCGACGAAGACAAAGTCGCCGCTCTTTACGCGGGACAACCCCTAGTAGCACAAAAGATTATTGAACTAAAGCCCCACCTGTTTGCCCAGTTTTACGGCGAAAAGCCGATATTGCGCCGGGTTCTGCAAATCAGTGAAATCCCTCTTTACTGCTTGCAGGCCGTCACCGCCATTGAAGACAGTGACTTTCTGGTTCACCACGGCGTGAGTGCCGCCGGATTGTTTCGGGCATTGGTGAAAAACGTTACCAAGGGCCGCTATGCTCAAGGGGGCTCCACCATCACTCAACAGCTCGTCAAAGTTTACTTCCTGACCAGCAAAAAGACCCTCAAACGTAAAATCACCGAAATGATGATGGCCCTACTGCTGGAGGCGCGGATCGAAAAAGATAAAATTCTGCAGAATTACCTGAACGCCATTTACATGGGACAAAACGGCCCTTTCCAGGTCGTAGGCTTTGGAGCCGCAGCTCAACATTATTTTCGCCAACCACTGGAAAATTTGGATCTCCCTCAGTGCGCCCTACTGGCCTCAATTGTGAACAGCCCCGGCCGCTTCAACCCATTTACCAAAAGGGAAAACGCCACCAAACGGCGAGAAAAAGTCATTAACCGAATGCTTGAACTCAACATGGTGACCAAACACCAAGCAGAAGCTGCTTTGGCCACACCACTCCCTGACCGACCACCACGCCTACTCACTGAACCTGCACCTTACTTTGTTCAAGCTGTGGAAAGAGAAATCGAAAAACTCGGTATCGATACGGCTAACGGGCTTAAACTTTACACCACGCTCGATGTGACCGCTCAAGAAGCTGCACAGGTTTCAGTGGCCAGCCAGCTCGACAAACTGGAAAATGGTTTCAAATCTTTGCTCGATAAAAAAGCCCAGGGCAAAGATCTTCAGGCCTCTTTGATTTCTGTGGATGTGGCAAGTGGCGAGATCATTGCCTTAGTTGGCGGTCGCAGCTTTAAGCGCACCCAGTACAATCGCGCCATCGATGGTCACCGGCAGGTGGGCTCGATCATGAAACCATTTGTGTACTTAACAGCCCTTGAATCTCGCACTCCGGAAGGCGACTCTTACAATCCTCTCACACCTATAGAGGACGCCAACTTTACTCACAAGTATGAGGGGCAGAGTTGGTCGCCGGTGAATTACGAAAAAGAATTTATGGGTACCATCCCACTTATGACGGGGCTTAAAAACTCCATCAATGCGGCCACGGCTCGCCTAGGTCTCGACGTCGGCCTTGAGGCGATTATTGATGTGGCCAAGCGAGCCGGCATTAAATCAGAAATCAAACCTCTACCTTCACTCACTTTGGGCTCTTTCGAACTCTTTCCAATGGAAGTGGCCGAAAGCTATTCGACTTTGGCGCGTATGGGATCTCATGTGACTCTCTCCATGCTTCGCCGGGTGGAGGACCTCGCTGGCAAAGTCATCTACGCAGTTGAGCCGCAAGTGGAACAGGCTTTTGCACGAGAGAATGTCGCCGTCCTTGTCGGCATGATGAAGCAAACCGTATTGGCAGGAACGGCTCGCTCTCTCGCCTACCGCGGATTCCATTTTCCGGCGGCAGGAAAAACCGGCACCACTAGTGATTCCAGAGACGCCTGGTTTGGTGGTTTCACTCCCGATGTTCTCACTGTGGTTTGGATCGGTTATGACGACAACACTTCCCATGGATTAACTGGCGCCTCGGGTGCGGTTCCCATTTGGGCTGATTACATGAACAAGGTGGCTCCCCGTTGGCCCAAGCGAGACTTCGATTGGCCCGAAGGAACGGTGGTCTTTCCCTATTCGGTTGAGGAGTACAACTCTCACCTTGCTAAACCTGAAGACCTGCCCATCAGCGAATTTGAACTGGTCTTTCGGGAAGGCGAACAACCCGGACTTTGA
- a CDS encoding DUF507 family protein: MAFFLKNFSLTIGRGVRLVKGMKMTDKQMSRLAKVILKKLEEQKQITYKENEDKVLSRAVEIIRADFERERGLDEEVNKMMDDLERQNPGSFQRFKMFPLLKKRLAKEKGIIL, from the coding sequence ATGGCGTTTTTCCTGAAGAACTTCTCATTGACAATAGGTCGGGGTGTCCGTTTAGTCAAAGGCATGAAAATGACAGACAAACAAATGAGTCGATTGGCAAAGGTGATCCTGAAAAAGCTCGAAGAGCAGAAGCAGATCACCTATAAGGAAAACGAGGACAAGGTTCTCAGCCGGGCAGTGGAAATCATCCGCGCCGACTTTGAACGGGAGCGGGGTTTGGATGAAGAGGTCAACAAGATGATGGATGACCTGGAGAGACAAAACCCTGGATCCTTCCAAAGGTTTAAAATGTTCCCACTGCTGAAAAAGCGGTTGGCCAAGGAGAAAGGAATTATTCTGTGA
- a CDS encoding DUF507 family protein, translated as MILSEERQSHLAHIVVDGLWNDDLVDYEDDEMAMRFAKQAVVAFVAECESIDAFAREKVASLKRGVTEGSPEWDVMYGKYFEEEMVRRGNK; from the coding sequence GTGATTTTATCAGAAGAGCGCCAATCCCACCTGGCCCATATCGTGGTGGACGGCCTGTGGAATGATGATCTCGTTGATTACGAAGATGATGAAATGGCTATGCGCTTTGCTAAGCAGGCAGTGGTGGCCTTTGTCGCCGAATGTGAAAGCATCGATGCTTTTGCCCGGGAAAAGGTGGCAAGCCTCAAGCGTGGTGTGACTGAAGGCAGCCCAGAGTGGGATGTCATGTATGGAAAATACTTTGAAGAGGAGATGGTTCGTCGTGGCAACAAGTAA
- a CDS encoding co-chaperone GroES, protein MENTLKRRWFVVATSKKKKKVAKKKPAAKKPAKKAGKKPAKKVARKSAAKKPAKKAAKKAAKKPAKKAATKKAAKKPAQKAAKTPVKKTGKKPAKAAAKKTVKKSGKVTKTTKTATPVSKNLRPMAMPTKAAKKPLVKWDDFFSPLDDRLLVQVTGDSDRTAGGLYIPETVEDKPQMGTVVAIGRGHQNRKGKVRPMDVKVGDRVLFPKFSGMTFEMNGVTVLVLREGDLLGVKNS, encoded by the coding sequence ATGGAAAATACTTTGAAGAGGAGATGGTTCGTCGTGGCAACAAGTAAGAAGAAAAAGAAAGTCGCCAAAAAAAAACCGGCGGCAAAAAAGCCTGCCAAGAAAGCCGGAAAGAAACCGGCAAAAAAAGTAGCCAGGAAATCAGCGGCGAAAAAGCCCGCTAAAAAAGCCGCAAAGAAGGCAGCAAAGAAACCAGCGAAGAAGGCTGCAACTAAGAAAGCGGCAAAAAAGCCGGCCCAAAAGGCAGCGAAAACACCGGTAAAAAAGACTGGGAAGAAGCCGGCGAAAGCGGCGGCTAAGAAAACGGTGAAAAAATCGGGCAAAGTGACTAAGACCACTAAAACGGCCACACCAGTGAGTAAAAACCTACGTCCTATGGCGATGCCAACAAAAGCGGCAAAAAAGCCCTTGGTGAAATGGGACGATTTTTTCTCGCCTTTGGATGATCGCCTTTTGGTACAGGTCACCGGTGATTCAGATCGCACCGCCGGTGGACTCTACATTCCTGAGACGGTGGAAGATAAACCGCAAATGGGAACTGTGGTTGCCATTGGGCGAGGTCACCAAAACCGCAAAGGCAAAGTTCGCCCCATGGATGTGAAGGTGGGCGATCGGGTGTTGTTTCCCAAGTTTTCTGGAATGACCTTTGAGATGAATGGAGTCACAGTGCTCGTGCTTCGAGAAGGCGATCTGTTGGGAGTGAAAAACTCTTAA